The following are from one region of the Numenius arquata chromosome 23, bNumArq3.hap1.1, whole genome shotgun sequence genome:
- the LOC141474928 gene encoding olfactory receptor 10C1-like, whose product MFPVNLSEVSEFRLLGFSEVSNLHPLLFVVFFSLYILTLMANTVIALIINGDNTLHTPMYFFLSQLSFLDICYLSVIVPKILENLIVGTIGISKEGCATQMFFFLFFGVAECFLLAAMSFDRYVAICYPLHYTIIMNSRVYKSLVAGIYICGTVVGLMHTITTFSLPFCGLAINHFFCEIQPLLELLCGNTSPNEIQVIMLAVPVIVSPFLLIIYSYIRIIVTILKTSSAESQQKAFSTCSSHLLVVTLFYGTASFMYLRPKSSYSASVDKLLSLSYTVVTPLLNPLIYSLRNEEMKGALRKRWRKIICVKIKWTISTVSGDFIGIFHCICSVKRASK is encoded by the coding sequence ATGTTTCCAGTGAACCTCAGTGAAGTGAGTGAATTCAGACTCCTGGGTTTTTCTGAAGTCTCTAACTTGCATCCTTTGCTCTTTGtagtcttcttttctctttatatcCTTACCTTGATGGCTAACACAGTGATTGCTCTGATAATAAATGGTGATAATACCCTTCATACTcccatgtatttcttcctttctcagctgTCCTTTCTGGATATCTGCTATTTGTCAGTCATTGTCCCAAAGATTCTTGAGAATCTAATAGTGGGAACAATAGGTATTTCCAAGGAAGGATGTGCaacacaaatgtttttcttccttttctttggagTTGCAGAATGTTTTCTGTTGGCTGCTATGTCATTTGACCGTTATGTGGCAATATGCTACCCCTTGCATTACACTATCATTATGAACAGTAGAGTCTACAAAAGCCTGGTTGCTGGAATTTACATATGTGGGACTGTTGTAGGGTTAATGCACACCATTACAACATTCAGCTTACCCTTTTGTGGTCTTGCCATCAACCACTTCTTCTGTGAGATTCAACCCCTCTTGGAGCTGCTTTGTGGTAACACTTCTCCAAATGAAATTCAAGTCATTATGCTGGCTGTCCCTGTTATTGTGAGTCCCTTCTTACTGATCATTTATTCATATATTCGCATCATTGTCACAATTCTTAAGACATCATCAGCTGAAAGCCAGCAGAAGGCATTTTCCACTTGCTCCTCACACCTTTTAGTTGTGACTCTTTTCTATGGTACAGCAAGCTTCATGTATTTGCGGCCAAAATCCAGCTACTCTGCATCTGTTGATAAGTTGCTGTCACTTTCTTATACTGTGGTGACTCCTTTATTGAATCCTCTTATCTATAGTTTGAGGAATGAGGAGATGAAAGGAGCCCTGagaaaaagatggaggaaaattATCTGTGTGAAAATTAAATGGACTATTTCCACTGTTTCAGGTGattttattggtatttttcactgtatttgttCAGTAAAAAGAGCTTCCAAATAA
- the LOC141474600 gene encoding olfactory receptor 10A4-like — MYLSTLVGNILIIVITMVDADLQSPMYFFLKNLSFLEVGYTTSTIPKMLVNFLTKRKGISFLGCATQMYAFSVLGITECCLLAAMAYDRYVAICHPLRYTTMMSWNMCFLLSAVSWLIGVLVALGQTTFIFTLPYCGPNRINHFFCDLLPLLKLACTDTYKNEIATYIIALLFIMVPFLLIVVSYIQILHTIFKMPSAGDKRKTFSTCSSHLVVVTLFYGSGIVTYLRPKAFYSSSSNKLLSLSYTLMSPMMNPLIYSLRNKEVKQALKRLIAKNINM, encoded by the coding sequence ATGTACCTCAGTACTTTGGTGGGAAACATCCTCATCATTGTGATCACTATGGTAGATGCTGACCTTCAATCCcccatgtattttttcctcaagaactTGTCCTTCCTGGAGGTCGGCTACACTACATCCACAATCCCCAAGATGCTTGTGAACTTCCTCACAAAAAGGAAGGGCATATCCTTTCTGGGCTGTGCCACACAGATGTATGCCTTCTCTGTCttaggaatcacagaatgttgTCTGCTGGCTGCCATGGCCTACGATCGCTACGTGGCCATATGCCATCCCCTGCGCTACACAACCATGATGAGCTGGAACATGTGCTTCCTGCTCTCAGCTGTATCTTGGCTTATTGGGGTCTTGGTGGCCTTAGGGCAGACAACTTTCATCTTTACCCTTCCATATTGTGGGCCCAACAGGATCAATCATTTCTTCTGtgacctgctgcctctgctgaagtTGGCTTGTACGGACACCTACAAGAATGAAATTGCCACCTACATAATAGCCCTCCTTTTCATCATGGTCCCCTTCTTACTCATAGTTGTGTCATACATCCAGATTCTCCACACCATCTTCAAGATGCCATCAGCTGGGGACAAGAGAAAAACGTTCTCTACCTGCTCTTCTCACCTGGTTGTGGTTACTCTGTTTTACGGATCTGGCATTGTGACCTACTTGAGACCCAAAGCTTTTTATTCAAGCAGCAGTAACaaactgctctctctctcttacacGCTGATGTCTCCCATGATGAATCCCTTGATTTACAGCTTGAGGAATAAAGAGGTAAAACAAGCCTTGAAAAGACTGATagccaaaaatataaatatgtaa